The following coding sequences lie in one Pseudomonas svalbardensis genomic window:
- a CDS encoding sensor domain-containing protein, which yields MSNVTPSSSVSALNPATGSPLRGSLKGALAALVLLLLALLFWQLLDQLRDAQRHQRQYTIDYTADLASQVSLNMALNAQIALNLLPIVEQPQSADEQQALLRKLQKSLPGLRSLALLSPSGKVLTDSADNSDDADYLSELVRRSHAQAHYFSNANDGSVVHLLLHQASGSTRGYWVLRLTPTFFSSLTKPNETGIRPLWLVENRVNHQIISRDDGEPSATPAVMTADELANSVLTVPLSSSDWQLRALFDRQRVIEQLLPAFIGKCLLGLAFSLLPFIALLNMRRRQRQVHEGRRRYQDIFEGTGVALCVLDVSGLKNFFDKAQLHSSEHLKVWLETPEQRQHLLQELRITEVNLVALQLLNVNTCDQAWKLLIDGNPQDGTAIGIQVLDAVLNQQKQLELEIKLQDANGRDQHLWLVLRLPEDQDDYKAVILSITDITSRKLVELSLLEREGFWSDVVRTVPDHLYVQDVISQRMIFSNHHLGQTLGYNRTELHQMGEYFWEILLNPEDADFYHRSRQTQRQAGYRQLMQCQLRFRHRDGKWRRFDIREQALARDKHDQVTRIIGVAKDITDQIEASESLRDSEQRYRMLAESISDVIFSTDSKMALNYVSPSVQAVLGYDADWIFQNGWQSTIANPQQLAGIYSLMDRVSKALNKPDQLALLRSQVQTQLFLFDCLRADGRKIPIELRLVLVWDEHGAFEGVLGVGRDISQQRRAEKDLRMAATVFEHSTSAILITDPAGYIVQANEAFSRVSGYAVEQVLDQLPNMLTVDDQQEAHLRYVLKQLHQHSTWEGEVWLKRRNGEHYPAWVGITAVLDDEGDLASYVCFFSDISERKASEQRIHRLAYYDALTHLPNRTLFQDRLHTALQSAERQKSWVVLMFLDLDRFKPINDSLGHAAGDRMLKEMATRLLGCVDDDDTVARMGGDEFTLLLQPRANREIALNRAIHVAEQILASLVKPFVLEGREFFVTASIGIALSPQDGNELSQLMKNADTAMYHAKERGKNNFQFYQADMNASALERLELESDLRHALEQNEFVLYYQPQFSGDGKRLTGAEALLRWRHPRRGLVPPGDFIPVLEELGLVVDVGDWVISEACRQLKTWHQAKVRVPKVSVNISARQFSDGQLGTRIATILKETGLPPACLELELTESILMREVSEAMQILAGLKNLGLSIAVDDFGTGYSSLNYLKQFPIDVLKIDRTFVDGLPSGEQDAQIARAIIAMAHSLNLAVIAEGVETHEQLDFLREHGCDEVQGYLFGRPMPANRFEAQFSNDALFVFD from the coding sequence TTGTCTAATGTCACTCCCTCATCTTCCGTGAGCGCACTCAATCCTGCGACCGGCTCACCCCTGCGTGGATCCTTGAAGGGCGCGCTGGCGGCGCTCGTCCTGTTGTTGCTCGCGTTGCTGTTCTGGCAGTTGCTGGATCAGCTGCGCGATGCCCAACGACACCAGCGTCAGTACACCATCGACTACACCGCCGATCTGGCCTCGCAAGTCAGCCTGAACATGGCGCTCAACGCCCAGATCGCCCTCAACCTGCTACCGATCGTCGAACAACCGCAAAGCGCCGACGAACAGCAGGCGCTGTTGCGCAAACTGCAAAAGTCCTTGCCCGGCCTGCGCAGCCTCGCGTTGCTCAGTCCTTCCGGGAAAGTCCTCACCGACAGCGCCGACAACAGCGACGATGCCGACTACCTGAGCGAACTAGTCCGGCGCAGTCACGCCCAGGCCCATTACTTCAGCAACGCCAATGACGGCTCGGTGGTGCATCTGCTCCTGCATCAAGCCAGCGGTAGCACCCGCGGCTACTGGGTTCTGCGCCTGACGCCGACATTTTTCTCGTCGCTGACCAAACCAAACGAAACCGGTATTCGCCCGCTGTGGCTGGTGGAAAACCGTGTCAATCACCAGATCATCAGCCGCGACGATGGGGAGCCCTCGGCCACTCCGGCGGTGATGACAGCGGATGAGCTGGCCAACAGCGTGCTGACCGTGCCCCTGAGCAGCAGCGACTGGCAACTACGCGCGCTGTTCGATCGGCAACGGGTGATCGAACAGCTGCTGCCGGCGTTCATCGGCAAATGCCTTCTGGGTCTGGCCTTCTCGCTGCTGCCATTCATCGCCCTGCTGAACATGCGCCGCCGCCAACGCCAGGTGCACGAAGGCCGTCGACGCTACCAGGATATTTTCGAAGGCACAGGCGTCGCCTTGTGTGTACTCGACGTGTCCGGGCTCAAAAACTTCTTCGACAAGGCTCAGTTGCACAGCAGCGAACACCTGAAGGTCTGGCTCGAGACACCGGAACAACGCCAGCACCTGTTGCAGGAACTGCGCATCACCGAAGTCAACCTGGTCGCTCTGCAACTGCTCAACGTCAACACGTGCGATCAAGCCTGGAAACTGCTGATCGACGGTAACCCGCAGGACGGCACCGCCATCGGCATTCAAGTGCTCGACGCGGTGCTCAACCAGCAGAAACAGCTTGAACTCGAAATCAAACTGCAAGACGCCAATGGCCGCGACCAGCACTTGTGGCTGGTCCTGCGTCTGCCGGAAGACCAGGACGACTATAAAGCGGTGATCCTGAGCATCACCGACATCACCAGTCGCAAGCTTGTCGAACTGTCGCTATTGGAGCGCGAAGGATTCTGGTCCGACGTGGTACGCACCGTGCCGGATCATCTGTACGTGCAGGACGTGATCAGCCAGCGAATGATTTTCAGCAACCACCACCTGGGCCAGACGCTCGGTTATAACCGTACCGAACTGCACCAGATGGGCGAGTATTTCTGGGAAATTCTGCTGAACCCCGAAGATGCCGACTTCTACCACCGCTCGCGCCAAACCCAGCGCCAGGCCGGTTACAGACAATTGATGCAATGCCAGCTGCGCTTCCGCCACCGGGACGGCAAATGGCGGCGCTTCGACATCCGCGAACAGGCGCTGGCGCGGGACAAGCACGATCAGGTCACGCGAATCATCGGCGTGGCCAAGGACATCACCGATCAGATTGAAGCCAGTGAGTCCCTGCGCGACAGCGAGCAGCGTTACCGGATGCTCGCCGAAAGCATCAGCGACGTGATTTTCTCAACCGACAGCAAGATGGCGCTCAACTACGTCAGCCCGTCGGTGCAAGCCGTGCTGGGCTACGACGCCGACTGGATTTTCCAGAACGGCTGGCAATCGACCATCGCCAACCCGCAACAGCTAGCCGGCATTTACAGCCTGATGGACCGGGTCAGCAAAGCGCTGAATAAACCCGACCAACTGGCGCTGTTGCGCAGTCAGGTGCAGACCCAACTGTTTTTGTTCGACTGCCTGCGGGCAGACGGGCGCAAAATTCCTATCGAACTGCGGCTGGTGCTGGTCTGGGACGAACACGGTGCATTCGAAGGCGTCCTGGGCGTCGGTCGCGACATCAGCCAGCAACGCCGGGCCGAAAAAGACCTGCGCATGGCCGCGACCGTATTTGAGCACTCGACCTCGGCGATCCTGATCACCGACCCGGCCGGCTACATCGTCCAGGCTAACGAAGCCTTCAGCCGTGTCAGCGGTTATGCGGTGGAGCAGGTGCTCGACCAGTTACCGAACATGCTGACCGTCGACGATCAGCAGGAAGCCCATCTGCGTTATGTGCTCAAGCAATTGCATCAGCACAGCACGTGGGAAGGCGAAGTCTGGCTCAAACGACGCAATGGCGAGCATTACCCGGCCTGGGTCGGCATCACGGCGGTGCTGGATGACGAAGGCGATCTGGCCAGCTACGTGTGCTTCTTCAGCGACATCAGCGAACGCAAGGCCAGCGAGCAGCGGATTCACCGCCTCGCCTATTACGACGCCCTGACCCACCTGCCCAACCGCACGCTGTTCCAGGATCGCCTGCACACGGCGCTGCAATCAGCCGAACGGCAGAAGTCCTGGGTGGTGCTGATGTTCCTCGACCTGGACCGCTTCAAACCGATCAACGACTCCCTGGGCCACGCCGCCGGCGATCGCATGCTCAAGGAAATGGCCACGCGCCTGCTCGGCTGTGTCGACGATGACGACACCGTGGCGCGCATGGGCGGCGATGAATTCACCTTGCTGCTGCAACCGCGGGCCAACCGTGAAATTGCCTTGAACCGGGCGATTCACGTGGCCGAACAAATTCTCGCGAGCCTGGTGAAACCGTTCGTACTTGAAGGCCGCGAATTCTTCGTCACTGCCAGTATCGGCATCGCCCTGAGCCCTCAGGACGGTAATGAACTCAGCCAACTGATGAAAAACGCCGACACCGCGATGTATCACGCCAAGGAGCGTGGCAAGAACAACTTCCAGTTCTATCAGGCCGATATGAACGCCAGCGCCCTGGAGCGTCTGGAGCTGGAAAGCGACTTGCGTCACGCCCTGGAACAGAACGAATTCGTCCTCTACTACCAACCGCAGTTCAGCGGCGATGGCAAACGCCTGACCGGCGCCGAAGCCTTGCTGCGCTGGCGACATCCGCGACGCGGTCTGGTGCCGCCGGGAGACTTCATTCCGGTGCTCGAAGAGCTCGGTCTGGTGGTGGATGTCGGCGACTGGGTGATCAGCGAGGCCTGCCGTCAACTCAAGACCTGGCATCAGGCCAAGGTCCGGGTACCCAAGGTGTCGGTGAACATTTCGGCCCGGCAATTCTCCGATGGCCAACTCGGGACGCGGATCGCCACCATCCTCAAGGAAACCGGCCTGCCGCCGGCATGCCTGGAGCTGGAGCTGACCGAAAGTATCCTGATGCGCGAAGTCAGCGAAGCGATGCAGATTCTCGCCGGGCTGAAAAATCTCGGCCTGAGCATCGCGGTCGACGACTTCGGCACCGGTTACTCATCGCTCAACTACCTCAAGCAGTTCCCGATCGACGTGCTGAAAATCGACCGCACCTTCGTCGACGGCCTGCCGTCGGGCGAGCAGGATGCGCAGATCGCCCGCGCGATCATCGCCATGGCCCACAGCCTCAATCTGGCGGTTATCGCCGAGGGCGTGGAAACCCACGAGCAACTCGACTTCCTGCGTGAGCATGGTTGCGACGAGGTTCAGGGGTATCTGTTCGGGCGTCCGATGCCGGCGAACCGGTTTGAAGCGCAGTTCAGCAATGATGCGTTGTTCGTGTTCGACTGA
- the glyA gene encoding serine hydroxymethyltransferase: protein MFSRDLTIAKYDADLFAAMEQEAQRQEEHIELIASENYTSPAVMEAQGSVLTNKYAEGYPGKRYYGGCEFVDVVEQLAIDRAKELFGADYANVQPHAGSQANSAVYLALLQAGDTLLGMSLAHGGHLTHGASVSSSGKLYNAVQYGIDGNGLIDYDEVERLAVEHKPKMIVAGFSAYSQILDFPRFREIADKVGAYLFVDMAHVAGLVAAGVYPNPVPFADVVTTTTHKTLRGPRGGLILARANADIEKKLNSAVFPGAQGGPLEHVIAAKAICFKEALQPEFKTYQQQVVKNAKAMAGVFIERGFDVVSGGTENHLFLLSLIKQEISGKDADAALGKAFITVNKNSVPNDPRSPFVTSGLRFGTPAVTTRGFKEAECKELAGWICDILADLSNEAVIDAVREKVKAICKKLPVYGA, encoded by the coding sequence ATGTTCAGCCGTGATTTGACTATTGCCAAGTACGACGCCGATCTCTTTGCCGCCATGGAGCAAGAAGCTCAGCGCCAGGAAGAACACATCGAGCTGATCGCTTCGGAAAACTACACCAGCCCTGCGGTCATGGAAGCTCAAGGCTCGGTACTGACCAACAAGTACGCCGAAGGCTACCCGGGCAAGCGCTACTACGGTGGTTGCGAGTTCGTCGACGTGGTCGAGCAACTGGCCATCGACCGTGCAAAAGAACTGTTCGGCGCTGATTACGCCAACGTTCAGCCGCACGCCGGTTCGCAAGCCAACAGCGCCGTTTACCTGGCTCTGCTGCAAGCGGGCGACACCCTCCTGGGCATGAGCCTGGCACACGGTGGTCACCTGACCCACGGTGCCAGCGTTTCCTCCTCCGGCAAGCTGTACAACGCCGTTCAGTACGGTATCGACGGCAACGGCCTGATCGACTACGACGAAGTCGAGCGTCTGGCGGTTGAGCACAAACCGAAAATGATCGTGGCCGGTTTCTCTGCCTACTCGCAGATTCTGGACTTCCCGCGGTTCCGCGAAATCGCTGACAAGGTTGGCGCCTATCTGTTCGTCGACATGGCCCACGTGGCCGGTCTGGTCGCCGCTGGCGTCTACCCGAACCCGGTGCCTTTCGCTGACGTCGTGACCACCACCACGCACAAGACCCTGCGCGGTCCACGTGGCGGCCTGATCCTGGCTCGCGCCAACGCCGACATCGAGAAAAAGCTGAACTCCGCGGTATTCCCGGGCGCCCAGGGTGGCCCGCTGGAGCACGTGATCGCCGCTAAAGCGATCTGCTTCAAGGAAGCACTGCAACCTGAGTTCAAGACTTACCAGCAACAAGTGGTGAAAAACGCCAAGGCCATGGCCGGCGTGTTCATCGAGCGCGGTTTCGACGTAGTTTCCGGCGGTACTGAAAACCACCTGTTCCTGCTGTCGCTGATCAAGCAGGAAATTTCCGGTAAAGACGCTGACGCCGCTCTGGGCAAAGCGTTCATCACCGTGAACAAGAACTCCGTGCCAAACGATCCACGCTCCCCGTTCGTCACCTCCGGTCTGCGCTTCGGTACTCCGGCTGTGACCACTCGTGGCTTCAAGGAAGCAGAGTGCAAAGAACTGGCCGGCTGGATCTGCGACATCCTGGCGGACCTTTCCAACGAAGCGGTGATCGACGCCGTTCGTGAGAAGGTCAAGGCCATCTGCAAGAAGCTGCCGGTATACGGCGCCTAA
- a CDS encoding C4-dicarboxylate transporter DctA — protein sequence MLRWCSRSIFLQVVLGLVLGIVCGLTLPEYSAQLKPLGDGFIKLIKMLIGLIVFCVVVSGISGAGDLKKVGRIGLKSVIYFEILTTIALVIGLVFAFTTGIGSGANIHLDQLSAADMGDIAQRGQHMQTTSQFLMNLIPTSVIGAFAENNILQVLLFSVLFGSALNLVGEAASGISRLINELSHVIFRIMGMIVRLAPIGVFGAIAFTTSKYGLDSLQHLGSLVGLFYLTCVAFVTLILGLVMRLSGLKMWPLLKYLREELLIVMGTASSDAVLPQIMRKLEHLGIGSSTVGLVIPTGYSFNLDGFSIYLTLAIVFIANATGTPLAMTDLLTILLVSLITSKGAHGIPGSALVILAATLTAIPAIPVVGLVLVLAVDWFMGIGRALTNLIGNCVATVAIARWEKDIDIQRANKVLSGQVGYTFQPRKPVGPAHQQEF from the coding sequence ATGCTCAGATGGTGCTCGCGTTCAATCTTCCTCCAAGTGGTTCTCGGACTGGTGCTCGGCATCGTCTGCGGGCTGACCCTTCCTGAATACTCCGCCCAGCTCAAACCGCTCGGCGATGGCTTCATCAAACTGATCAAGATGCTCATCGGTCTGATCGTATTCTGCGTGGTGGTCAGCGGCATCAGCGGTGCCGGCGACCTGAAGAAGGTCGGACGCATCGGCCTGAAATCGGTGATCTACTTCGAAATCCTGACCACCATCGCCCTGGTGATTGGTCTGGTGTTCGCTTTCACCACCGGCATCGGCAGCGGCGCGAACATTCATCTGGATCAGCTTTCCGCTGCCGACATGGGCGACATCGCCCAGCGCGGTCAGCACATGCAAACCACCTCCCAGTTCCTGATGAACCTGATCCCGACCTCGGTAATCGGCGCCTTCGCGGAGAACAATATTCTGCAAGTCCTGCTGTTTTCGGTGCTGTTTGGCAGTGCGCTGAACCTGGTGGGCGAAGCAGCGTCGGGTATTTCCCGGCTGATCAATGAGCTGAGCCACGTGATCTTCCGCATCATGGGCATGATCGTGCGTCTGGCGCCGATCGGCGTGTTCGGCGCCATCGCTTTCACCACCAGCAAATATGGCCTGGATTCGCTGCAGCACCTGGGCAGCCTGGTTGGCCTGTTTTACCTGACCTGTGTGGCGTTTGTGACATTGATTCTCGGCCTGGTGATGCGCCTTTCGGGCCTGAAGATGTGGCCGTTGCTCAAGTACCTGCGCGAAGAACTGCTGATCGTCATGGGCACCGCCTCCTCCGACGCCGTGCTGCCACAAATCATGCGCAAGCTTGAGCATCTGGGCATCGGCAGTTCGACGGTCGGGCTGGTCATTCCTACCGGTTACTCGTTCAACCTGGACGGTTTCTCGATCTACCTGACCCTCGCCATCGTGTTCATCGCCAATGCCACCGGCACGCCGCTGGCCATGACCGATCTGCTGACGATTCTGCTGGTGTCGTTGATCACCTCCAAAGGTGCCCACGGGATTCCCGGCTCGGCGCTGGTGATTCTCGCGGCGACACTGACGGCGATCCCGGCGATTCCGGTGGTCGGCCTGGTGCTGGTGTTGGCAGTGGACTGGTTCATGGGCATCGGCCGGGCGCTGACCAACCTGATCGGCAACTGCGTCGCCACCGTGGCCATCGCGCGCTGGGAAAAGGACATCGATATTCAACGGGCGAACAAAGTACTTTCTGGCCAGGTGGGTTATACCTTCCAGCCGAGAAAGCCTGTCGGCCCGGCACATCAGCAGGAATTCTGA
- a CDS encoding FadR/GntR family transcriptional regulator, which translates to MITSSTVVNSVVEKLRAALARGQWRSGEMLPGQRELAEQLGISRPSLREAVIVLETLGLVRSMPGKGVVVLEANLSDSQSHDSAVAGASLEDVLQLRYTLEPFIVGLVAQSISSKEVGQLRLTLMDMREALEANDSEAGVNAYIAFHEELFTLTSNPIFQSVVQQTSNALKQSADVLRNSPEHLAERLEENEAVVRAIRSKNSAQASAEMRRHILREGQRMGIELNIPDDNLGK; encoded by the coding sequence GTGATCACCTCGTCGACCGTTGTGAATTCAGTAGTAGAAAAACTCCGGGCCGCTTTGGCCCGTGGTCAGTGGCGCTCCGGCGAGATGCTGCCGGGGCAGCGTGAGCTGGCCGAACAACTGGGCATCAGCCGCCCGAGCCTGCGCGAAGCCGTCATCGTGCTGGAAACCCTTGGGCTGGTGCGCTCCATGCCGGGTAAAGGCGTGGTGGTGCTGGAGGCCAATCTTAGCGACAGCCAAAGCCACGACAGCGCGGTCGCCGGTGCGAGCCTGGAAGACGTGCTGCAACTGCGCTACACGCTTGAACCGTTCATTGTCGGCCTGGTGGCGCAGTCGATCAGCAGCAAGGAAGTCGGGCAACTGCGCTTGACCCTGATGGACATGCGCGAAGCGCTGGAAGCCAACGACAGCGAAGCCGGCGTGAACGCCTACATCGCGTTCCACGAAGAGCTGTTCACGCTGACCTCGAACCCGATTTTCCAGAGTGTGGTGCAACAGACCAGCAACGCCCTCAAGCAAAGCGCCGACGTGCTGCGCAACTCCCCGGAGCATTTGGCTGAGCGCCTTGAGGAGAACGAAGCCGTGGTGCGCGCTATTCGCAGCAAAAACAGCGCCCAGGCCAGCGCCGAGATGCGTCGGCACATCCTTCGGGAAGGCCAGCGGATGGGCATCGAATTGAATATTCCGGACGACAATCTGGGCAAATAG
- a CDS encoding GntR family transcriptional regulator, translated as MSSYALKIPVFSISTALPLRHQSDKKRCVDDIYPQIFDAILEQRIAPGSRFTEASLGQAFGVSRSIIRQVLARLSHQQVIILRPNHRPQVATSDAEQTRQILHARRLTETTLARLACQQPSSRHLPQLRELIERERRYIEQNQRGPAIRLSGEFHLQLAQVAGNVPLAQFLGSLVPLTSLAIAHYEEQARSYCAWQEHAEIVEAVECGDAKVAEGLMARLLEHLEEKLLNP; from the coding sequence ATGAGTTCCTATGCCTTGAAGATTCCCGTTTTCTCGATTTCCACCGCCCTGCCCTTGCGCCACCAGAGCGACAAGAAGCGTTGCGTCGACGACATCTATCCGCAGATTTTCGATGCCATTCTCGAACAACGCATTGCCCCGGGCAGCCGTTTCACCGAAGCAAGCCTTGGCCAGGCATTCGGTGTCAGCCGCAGTATCATCCGCCAGGTACTGGCGCGATTGTCTCATCAGCAGGTCATCATTCTGCGGCCCAATCATCGCCCGCAAGTCGCGACCTCCGATGCCGAACAAACCCGTCAGATTCTCCATGCCCGCCGGCTGACCGAAACCACTCTGGCGCGACTGGCCTGCCAGCAACCGTCTTCCCGGCACCTGCCGCAGTTACGCGAATTGATAGAGCGCGAACGCCGCTATATCGAACAAAACCAACGCGGGCCGGCTATTCGTCTGTCGGGCGAGTTCCACCTGCAACTGGCGCAAGTCGCAGGCAACGTGCCATTGGCACAATTTCTCGGCAGCCTGGTGCCGCTGACCTCATTGGCCATCGCCCACTACGAAGAACAAGCGCGTAGTTACTGCGCGTGGCAAGAACATGCGGAGATCGTCGAGGCGGTGGAGTGCGGAGATGCCAAGGTTGCCGAGGGCTTGATGGCCCGGCTTCTGGAGCATCTGGAGGAGAAGTTGCTGAACCCGTAA
- the yjiA gene encoding GTPase encodes MSSPIPVTILSGFLGAGKTTLLRHLLKAEHGLKIAVIENEFSDAGIDTQLLGDEPVQVMTLSNGCVCCTIHTDLTKALYLLLERLDSGEIAFDRLVIECTGLADPAPVAQTFFIDEELRERYILDGIITLVDAAHADTHLTQTIAQAQIGFADRLLVSKRDLVDGATFTALSERLTRINRRAPIRVVEHGKIDLAELLDVRGFNLNADLGGGVSLRPVSKAPSIDRISSLVLRTDKPLDIDKLSEFMNELLEDHGKQLLRYKGVLNILGEPRRMVFQGVLKLYGFDWDTEWADDETRESVIVFIADDLPEEKIREGFSRVEA; translated from the coding sequence TTGTCCTCTCCCATCCCGGTAACAATCCTCAGTGGCTTTCTCGGCGCGGGAAAAACCACGCTGTTGCGCCACCTGCTCAAAGCCGAACACGGCCTGAAAATCGCCGTGATCGAGAACGAATTCAGCGACGCCGGTATCGACACCCAGCTGTTGGGCGACGAACCGGTGCAAGTGATGACGCTGTCCAACGGCTGCGTCTGCTGCACCATCCACACCGATCTGACCAAAGCCTTGTACTTGCTGCTCGAGCGCCTGGACAGCGGAGAAATTGCTTTCGACCGTCTGGTGATCGAATGCACCGGCCTGGCCGACCCGGCACCTGTGGCCCAAACCTTTTTCATCGATGAAGAGCTGCGCGAGCGATACATCCTCGACGGCATCATTACCCTGGTCGATGCGGCGCACGCTGACACTCACCTGACTCAAACCATCGCCCAGGCGCAGATCGGTTTCGCCGACCGCTTACTGGTGAGCAAGCGCGATCTGGTGGACGGGGCGACCTTTACCGCGCTGAGCGAGCGCCTGACCCGCATCAACCGTCGCGCACCGATCCGCGTGGTCGAGCACGGCAAGATCGATCTGGCCGAATTGCTCGACGTGCGCGGCTTCAATCTCAATGCCGACCTGGGTGGTGGTGTCAGCCTGCGCCCGGTGAGCAAAGCGCCGTCCATCGACCGCATTTCCAGCCTGGTGCTGCGCACCGACAAGCCGCTGGATATCGACAAACTCAGCGAGTTCATGAACGAACTGCTGGAGGACCATGGCAAGCAATTGCTGCGCTACAAAGGCGTGTTGAACATCCTTGGCGAGCCGCGGCGCATGGTGTTTCAGGGGGTGTTGAAGTTATACGGATTCGATTGGGACACGGAATGGGCAGACGATGAAACGCGCGAAAGCGTGATCGTGTTCATTGCCGACGATTTGCCGGAAGAGAAGATTCGTGAGGGCTTTTCTCGCGTAGAAGCATAA
- a CDS encoding YbdD/YjiX family protein, with the protein MFNDLSRLGKYLGQAARLMVGMPDYDNYVEHMQTNHPDKPVMTYEMFFRERQEARYGGKGGPKCC; encoded by the coding sequence ATGTTCAATGACCTGAGTCGCCTCGGTAAATACCTCGGTCAGGCCGCGCGCCTGATGGTCGGGATGCCCGACTACGACAATTACGTCGAGCATATGCAAACCAATCACCCGGACAAACCGGTGATGACCTACGAAATGTTCTTCCGGGAACGCCAAGAGGCTCGTTACGGTGGCAAGGGTGGGCCCAAGTGCTGTTGA